The following DNA comes from Anastrepha obliqua isolate idAnaObli1 chromosome 1, idAnaObli1_1.0, whole genome shotgun sequence.
GAAATGGAAGTAGAATATTtggatataaatacatataccaaTAATGATGATCACTTGGATATAAGTGCATGCGCAAATAATGACTATTTTGGTTTACCGGGGGACCGCCAAAAAGCTCTATTTGAAACAAGCTTAACTCTTGACACGGAAATGAATCTGAACAATGTGTCAACTTTGCGTTCAGCCAAAGGCGGTGAATTATTATGTGTTGACGGTTacatttatcatttgaaaagtACGCAAAATAATCGCACTTATTGGTCGTGTATAAAATGCAAAGATCCCGAGCTCAACTGTAAGAGTCGTGTATCCACAATCACCGTGAATAATGAGATACGCGTTTTTCGAACCACCAACCATCATACGCATGCCGTGATTGAATCTGACATTAAACGTCGTTTATATAACGAAATACAAAATGACAAAAACGTCAAAATGACagagcaagcatttgaagggtcaattgatgctttaaatgtaaaatatacaaaaatcttGGGCAAAGATTCTAGTACAAAAAAAGGATTGGATAATTTTGATACGGAAATTGAAGATGCAATAGGGTAAGTAAAATATCGCCTATATGCTTAAATATATATCGCTTTGTAACCAGCACTAAACGTGACATCGCTCAGAAAAGAGATacagaaatttagaaattttgtgTGTCCTTATTTGATTATTCGTATACCGCTTCAAAATCGATTCCTctaaattatttattgcttttataatgaaatatttgctAAACAAATAACAGTTTGCTAAGTCTAACCTTAACCCTTTTGCATCATTCGACGCGAATAATCTCCGAAAAAAACTCTCTCTTACCACCAAGAACGGAATAGTccacaataatttattttttattactaaagtttgaggaaaataatggagtgaaaagtcccgggcctaacacataaatggcactagttttattgcattcacctctttttcagttcgTACTAGTCTTTAAAAGGCAACGGTTAAAATTTCTTGATATTCTATTCAAGTTattgtgagttattgtgctaagagtgacgctacttttattattttcaaaacaatggatcaaaaaaagcttgagttttaattttacactgcttcttgatgggaaaaaatatcgttcaagcaaaatgcttgaaaagtgttatgggaactccgctccatcagaagcaacaataaaatgatGATTGGTTGACTtaaaacgtggtcgtagagacaccgatgatgcacaacgcagtggacgtccaaatgaagcGGTAACACCAAAAATCGtcgaaaaatccacaaaatcgttttgaatgatcaaaaAGTTAAGTTGCGTGATTTAGCTGACAAAAGATATACAAGAACACATGTTGATTCtaagcaatggcaaaactacctgaattgaacttcgaattgttctacatccaccgtattcgcgaGATTTGGATCCCGGTGACTACTGGCTGtttgcagacctaaaaaaaatgctcagtgataagaaattttgcccgtatgaagaggttatcgctgaaactgaggcctattttgaggagtgatattgaaatgttagagcggcgctggaatgattgcgtcgTTTTTCATGGAATTTACGTTGATGAATTTGCCActacttttgaataaaaaaaaacgtgttttctttgttaggcacGGGACTTTTCGCCCATGTGTTAATTTTGGCAATCCTgtaacattatttttcattagaacAAACAGTAAAAGTTTTGCCGGCGCAAGATTATATGAACGCAAGGTATTTTGAGTGCATCGCGTATTTCGAGCGGTAATTCttgtaaatttgtaaatgaTCGCATTTACGGTTCAGACTCAACCACCTTACTATAACCACCCAAGTCCAACTTATATCAGTTACTGAAACGAATTGAAATTTAAGAAGTGGTAAACTGCAGTGGCGGCCGCAGTAgctgaataggttggtgcgtgattaccatttggaGTACGTAGGTTACAATGTCCGTGAAaacccaaaatgaagaaaaagttttttctaatagcggtcacctctAAGCtggcaatgggaaacctccgagtgtatttctgccatgaaaaagcttctcataaaaaaatatctgccgttcaggatcgtcttaaaactgtaggtcgctccatttgtgcaacgacatcaagacgcacgctacaaacaggaggaagagctcggccaaacacctaacaaaaatgCCCgcgccaatttaaaaaaaaattttaaaatgcaataGATTTCCACCGAAAGCAAATCTACCAAAATATTACAACTAGAAAGTTATAAaccaattattttcaaatacacATCTCTATTGCAATTTCTCTATTCCTAGCCATTTAGGGTGGGTCTTTTCAAATTTGAGAAAGTTTATATTTCGTACATGCAATGTAATTACCGACTCTATCCTAACGCCCACATTCTTCAACATTTTGACGACTATCACACACCTTGATCAAATTTCTTAATGACCAGTCAAATTAGGTGTTGACGCAATTAGTGAAATGAATTGCAATTTTACACATTTCTAGATATTAAAGTAACCTGCAAATTTGTTTGTTGTATGTACTTCTGTATGTTGTGCTTAGCCagaattatttatatgtacatgtgtattaTGTGCATTGcttgaattttaaattcaagTGTTACTGCCGTAGCCGAGTGTGCTTGTGATCAGCACATTGGTTCTTAGCTTGAAAGACGTGGTTTCGAATCCTACTTAAGGCATGAAACATCAAGACATTGGAAAAGCTGGGAGGGAATAGCAATTGCATTTGTGgcacaatatcaagacgcacgctacaaataggaggaggagcttaaccaaacacctaacagaagtatacgcgccaattatttatctattgaatatcaaaacactgaatataaaatatttccccCTCAAAGGCCCCTCATAAAAAGCATTTATCTCTTTGGCACAGGGCACATGCATACCACAAATGGGAGCAGAAGTCGGGTCTAAACCTGTCAAGCTTGCATGCCTTACACTTGCATTATTCATGTAAAACAAATTGGTAAAAGCTTACTaaagctttatttaaaaaaactagaaataGGCAAAGCGGCAACTAGCATCATTTCGTTTCACAGCGGCGTTGTTAGTTGGCTGTTGTCATTGCTCAAAACAAGTTTTATATTGCTGGTGCGTTGGAATTACTTGTACTTTTAAGTTTGTGCCTGTAAGGTATGTGAAATGATTTTCACTTTCTAATAAAGTCGAAATGATAATAGCTGATGGTAGATTTGTATTATAGACTCTAAAAGGTTCTCCCCTGCACCGGAAACCTAGATATGATTCCAACAACTGCGAGCTGaaacttgtttttttgtaacagaattGCATGCCACCTGTGCAGGCGGCAAAAAACTAGTGTAACATGTTTCAAAATAGCTAAGGCATACACACAAATCATTTAATGTGGAAGTGATTTTTTTACTGtaaatttactaaattattGCAAGACATATCTACAAAATTAACGACTAAGCTGCGTATTGCGCGTTTTTGCTAGAAGCGAGATATAatcttctaatatttttttactttttcacctTTAGTATGACAATGAAATTGTATGCTGTATCCGATGGCCCACCATCGCTAGCCGTGCGCATGGTGCTCCATGCTCTCAATATACCCTACGAACTGGTTAGCATTGACTTTATCGCAGGTCAACATATGACAGATGAGTATGCCAaggtaatttaattttcaacgtgtaaattattaaattattatatgagACCTATTTTTTCTGACTTTACAGATGAATCCCCAAAAGGAGATTCCGGTTCTTGATGATGATGGCTTTTATTTACCTGAAAGCGTCGCCATAATGCAGTATCTTTGCGATAAATATTCACCAACCAGCAAACTATATCCGCGCGAAGCAACTCAACGTGCCATTGTAAATCATAGGATGTGCTTCAATATGGGATTCTATTATTCTGCAATTTCAGCACATAGCATGGCACCCATATTCTTTGATTATCAGCGTACCGATATGAGTttgaaaaaagtcaataatGCGTTGAATGTCTTTGAAACGTATTTACAAGAAGGGGGCACAAAGTATGCCGCTGCAGATTTTCTAACTATTGCCGATTTCGCTTTGGTCTCGGCCACTTTATGTTTGGAAGCAATAAGTTTTGATTTATCAAACTATCCATTGGTGCAAAAGTGgtatgaaacatttaaaaaggaAAATCCCGAATTATGGGAAATCGCTAAAAGTGGAATGCTGGAAATTGCCGAATTCGAAAAAAATCCACCTGACCTTTCACATATGAATCATCCATTCCATCCGACTCGCAAACCGAAAGTATAATAAGTTTGAAGCATTTGGAGCTTGTAACAGAAATCTTGTACACTTTTAAGTGTTTTTCGAGCCGAAGTACTTGAAAAAGTTGCATAAAGCtttgcttttattatattatttatattttattgatattaaatCATTTACGgcataaaaatacaatataaaccaTAGTTTATATATTCTATATATTAAGCCAGCTGTTATAGGTGGGACATAAAACCCGATCATCCCCTGTggcgcatatatatatattaggccgggtcgatttgtggggaggcaaaaaaatcgtccattgctctgtgaaaatcatattctagggatcaaaataagaaactttgccgaaggaaccatacctctaaaacgaattctgatgtcccccaatttgggtcgaacttttagtgtctttcgTGGGGAGgcacaaaaaaatcgcccattgctctgtgaaaatcatattctagggatcaaaataagaaactttgccgaaggaaccatacctctaaaacgatttctgatgtcccccaatttgggtcgaactttttagtttcttttctcatgtaaaggccaaaaatggtgatattttgaaatgattgtatggggaaccccccaggggagttccagggggtgtgccactggcatgggtggatcggccgtccaaagttagtgggggtcggtcatacatttggactcgattggagcactcaaAATGGGtgaaagtgggatttttcgttcgacccaaattgggggacatcagaattcgtttcagaggtatggttccttcggcaaagtttcttattttgatccctagaatacgatttttacagagcaatgagtgatttttaaaacgacccgccctaatatatatgtatataattggcgcgtacaccctttttgactgtttggccgagctcctcctcctatttgtggcgtgcgtcttgatgttccacaaatcgagggacctacagtttgaagccgactactaacggcagattttttatgagaagccttttcatggcagaaatacactcggaggtttgccattgcctgccgaggggctgcTATCGGATTGGTCAGCAAAGTTAAGTATCTTGGCTTTGTCCTGGATGCCAAGCTTAACTGAAAGAGGCATGCtgtatgccatctgtctatgtgcagacATCAATTTAGATAGGAATCTGCAAAATAAGctaattgccattctgagcgacagcCAGGCGGCACTCCAGGCATTGTTATATCCTATGAGGTTAAGTCCTCACTAacccttgagtgtatcgaggaACTGAATTTGTTAGGAACGCACATCGCAGCTGACCAATTTTAGTCACAGGACCCAGGGGTATAAGtgggaacgaagtagcggaTGCTTTGGCAAAAGAGGCTGCGGCTTTGCCGTTAAAAGGGCTCCGAGTCCTTTTTTGCTATGGCACAACATTCGAGGAGAAGTTCAAGGGTGAAGAGTTGCGAAGAGGTTTAGAGGTACAACGAAAACTTATAACTCTCCCTAAGGATAAACTGATAATGTTCACGAgcattctcacaggccattGCATATTACGCAGTCATCTGCACAGGATTGGGATATGCTCAAATGACTCTTGTCGCTTCTGTGACCCATCCCCGGAGAATCCAATACACCTTCTCTTAGAGTGTAGCGCTATAGCGCGGGGAAGATTCAGACATCTGAGCCAATTGCAGGCAGaaaaaaggcacatacgctcagcccTACGCCATCTTGAGCTTATCAAATGTTTTACAGCGTGCCATCAGTGATTTCACtaactttaaattatatattatatttacctgAAGTCCTCAATTAAACTTCCAATTGCCTCAGAAAGTTTTCGATGCGTTCGTCCCCATGCCGATTCTTGTGTAACATCGCCCAATAACGCTTTCGGGTCTGGATCCAAATAATTATCCAATTGCTTCCGTGCTGACTTACTAAGTAAATCCATTTTACTCAAAACATTAACATGTGGCATCTCCAAATTAGCCATAACACTTAGAGCAGCCATGGTGCCCGACAGAAATTTCGCACCATCAACCATGAACTGAGAATCCACGAGAAAAACCGTGCAAATGCGGAAATTCCAAGACTCCAACAACTGTACTAACTGCTTTCCCATCGATAAATGtgtgaaaagttctatttgTCCAGGCATATCAAAGAGTATATAGTCGTCATCGGGTTCTCCACCAATATCATTGTCGGAATCATCCGCACCACATAGTTGCTCTTTTAACCAATCCTGGTTTTCTATTAAGTATTCCAAGCAAAATATCAGGCCTCCATTGGGACCATAGTGAAGTTCTTTATCTTCCATTGCATCGTCCAATTGAATCAGATCGCGTATATCGACCAACGGTTGATAGTCAAAATGTTCTGCCGCCGGATCTAGGTTCACTACTTCGATCGCACGTTTTGAATCTTGAGCATGGCGCTGCATATATGTGCAATatgttgactgttttttttttttttaagataatcatACATGTTAACTTTATCTGAAATATTAATTAAGTTAAAATATACTTACTTTGCCACTGCCAGCCGGGCCAACCACAACCTGGGCATACcgcattttgttttcaattgtaAGCAGCAAGATAAATTCCCATCAACAAGTTAACAGCtgattcactttttttaaatgggcTGCTCTAAATTGTCAAAGTTTGTTTATCTTTCACTTTGTTGTAGTACAGTGCAAAGGCGAATTAAGTACCtaaggtggcgccattaaaaaacagttactttatattTAGCGATTTTggcaagtctgacgtcagctcataaaacaaaacaaaaaaagtaggaAAAGTTACGTGTTTGTGAATATTCAGTAAATGGCTTGGTAgttttgtgatttgtgagatttaaactaataaaactaATGAACACGAAGTGTTGTATGTTAAATTGTGACAGCACAAATtgatataaagcctccaaatgcagtttgtttgcgtttttatgtgGATGATGTCGTGGTAAGGAAGTGTGTGTTtgtaagtataatttttttttgtttggcaatTTCCATTGTTTTCGCGTACTCgttctcttcacaaacaagtaattgtCCTATCTTTTGTTTAGATATCCGTAATCTCTGACGTCGCGTCGGGTTGGGAAGCTGCAATCTCGTAATCTTTCATTCTTCAAAACTCCGGATGATGATGAAATGAAAAGGTGGTCCCCATGACCACTTGAACCAACATACCTATCTACCATCGTTCTTTTCGATCCGGATATAACCGCTTATTTCCAAAACCTACCATTAGATATCCTCGATGACGGTATTGAGCAGAGCATCGACATAGGCTAGGCTTAGAAAGCTAGctacaaatacaacaataataatagatTTGAAAAAGGAAGAAGTGAAACAGAGGGCCTTTGCTAATTGCTAATAAATTGGattataattacattttttgagGCAAGGCAAAggcataacataacacaacaaagAAGAAGAcaggagaaaaataaaattaaaatataatcaaattataaggtaataaaaatatatgcataggtatacattagttaaaaaaagcaaaacttatattattatattgttttgttttgttccacTGTTAttgttaaaacttttaaattcagTTCCGAAAGAATTGAGCTCAGAAAAgatagtttttaatttcttaacccACTGCTCTTCTTCTGAatcaaaaaaatgatcaaaaatttcTGACAGGCACAGCAGAATTGTCAAGTTTTCCGATCATAGTACAGAGTGTTTTCACCATAGACGTTTTCTGCTGACTGGCACAGTCCCAGAGTCCTTTACACAGAATTTTGACACTCTGGCAACgataacaaagtaggaatattcTAGTACATTCAGcagaaaaacaataacaaaactaGGTGAACTGTCAAATGCACAATAATAAAGAAAAGCGAGGAATTTAAAGCAAACAGCATTAGACGATTTtaacaaaacatatttatttcatgCAGAACGAAGAAAATAATTATTGGCCTAACAAAATGCAGTAAGTTGTAATTTTGATATAGTATTTACCAGTTTTATAActactttattataaaattttggaCAATAATAGTGGCGCAGAAACGGAGTCGACGACAACAGCTGCGACTGCATCTGGACAACAATCAAGTTTTACTCCATACCAGCAATCAATACAATCCATGCCGCATTTAATGCCTAATCCTTCACCGACACCGTGGAACCTTCATACAATGCCATGGAAAATAGCTAGCACAAGTGTAGGGCAAAATAGCGTAATGCAGTTTAGTGCCCAAGTTAACGAGGATGTTCATTGTCGAACAGCTCTTCATCAGAAACGCAAATCAGATATAGAAGTTCAAGTGTAAGTTAATACTGATagtttgaagtttttttaataacgatctgcatatttttttatgcagaCCCGTCAAGCAATTCATTTCAGAAGAAAAAATCACTGCTCATTTTAATGGCCTGCACATATCTAGTGAttacattcaaaatgatatACATGAGACTAACAACTCTATGTCCGGTGATGACACACCTAGTACTAGTACCGGTAGATGCTTTACTAATCTCACATACGAAGACTATCAGATAACTGCGAAAGAATTAGAACAAAAATTGCGTAACGCCAGCCGCTTTACTGTGTGTGACCAGTTAAAAAGACTTCAAGAGCAAGAACTTAAATCAAGCTTTTTACCAGAAGCGCTTTTAAATCGAATCGAAAAACCTTGTACCGCCTTGGTGCTTTGGCAGCCACCTCCAGTGCTAGAGTTACTCCAtcgcaaaaaagaaaatgaattgACTCCAACCAGCAGCGATAGTACAAGTGCAGATAGTTTTGGCACTGCTGATATAGCGGATGCTGATACTATATGCGACGATGACGAATTTTCTGAACATGATCCCGAGTTGGAAGATATCGACGACTTTGTGGACAATAATAATACATGTCGTTTGGATTTTAACAATATGAAAGCCGATCATATGGAGGAAGATTTGTAGTTCAATAAAAGTAACTATTTTACGGACAAAATGTATTACTGAAAGTAATCTTCCATTTTCTAACGCTACTAATACGGATTTTAATaggtttttttattgcttccgtAACGTTTCTTATAAAGCGCGGAGAAGTTGCCACTCTCGGAACTGAAATGtagttatgaaaaaaatatttgtagacGTACAAGTTGTGGTATAAATGAGTATATGTATTCCAGGAAGCTTTATAactataattaataattttctacttatttttgtaaaatacattaaactatTATAAGGCAATAACGTTTCGTcacaatgatttatttattatcatgtacaaatatgtaaattggAATCGAGTCCTAACGACATTTAAACATTTCTATTAAAAGTGGAAAGCTcacttttcaatttaaataaatacaaacaagtaatttttgATTGCATAGTTGAGTTGTTTACGTTGTTCTGTAAATTCCTGTATATTTTCCACATATGAAGTTTCCCCACAACAATAATATGCGTACGCTTTgcaaatttacatttaaatcaGTATATAACATGAATTTGGGGAAAGTATGGAATgggaaaatttgtatttacgaTGCACAGAATCAAAATACAAAACTGGCACCCATCTTCTTCGTCATCTCTTCCGTTCtacataggatttttttcatGCAACTGCACCAGTGTGATGTCACGcatctctgatgggcgcaagtCTTCATAGATAATGAAGTCTTATTCTATCTGTCTTGAGTAATATGAGCATTCAAAACGTATATCAATAAAGTAGCAGCTGATTTGActtgtttctatttaatacatACGTTCTTCCCCAGGCGAATTCATGCAAGGTGGTGTATCACTATTCGATTTTGAGTCTTGATTGTCAAAGTATCCCACttccttgttgttgctttgcttgtttacattctCATTGGTTAATTTATTCTAGCTTTCTCAATTGTACTGCTTGGGTTATTTATTCTGCGTGAGCACGACGATGTAGAGAACCTTCAGGACACATCTGTCATAAGCTGAACTCTACGTTTCCTACATCAGGGAGGAAGATACATGTGAGAAGGAATATGGTACGAATGCGTACGAACAACCCAtagcatttgaaaaatattgtaaattgatGTTAtgcgttttattaaatattaaactaaTAACAATCCTAAATGAAACCACTCGGCGCAATTTCACATTCGAAATAAACGCCGTATATTATGGAACGTAAGAGCCTCAGCACAATATAGTCTTTATCAAACAACTCTTTGACGGTCCCTCTTGAATCAAGAGATGTGAAAATGCACAAATTACACCAATTTTGCCGCAGATTAAATAGTTGGGTGTGAAGTCCGATTACGATCAAACTAAAAATGTTTAGCGCGTTTATGGTTTTGAAGCTCCAACAATATTTCCATAAATGTTACGACTTTCCTTATAAAATGTCTAAGGTCTTTTGACCAAGctataacattttttgtgtattcGTTTACCATGTGTATAGCCCTATTCGATTCGTAATTTCTCTGCCCTATGTTCAATACTGGAAATTCTGTAAAAATTGTAGTAAGGTACTTTTGAAACATTTGTAAACCACTGAGAGATTTTTGCGTTatgttttaaaatacaaattaattgtgGTGCTTATAAAAATGGGTAATTTTTTCTTCCGCTAACTTTTAAAGCGTTAGTAATCGATCAGTGTAGACGACGTGGATCtaataatttattcatttctCTTTAACACTTTTGGGCAACATTTTGTCGAATAATTGACAGGTCCGAATTTTACCAAATTATTCGACATTAGACTAGGGATGTCATGTATGAATGGAAATCGTAATTATATAATTAGCACAAATGCAACCCTGCCCGACGTAGTGTTGTGTGTGCACCCACAATCAACGCGACTATTAGGTTGGCCAGACTATTTAGTGTGCAAAAATACAGCACGACCCAACGAATAATTGGCCAACCAAATTGTCTGTAGTGTGTGAAGGTTCTAAACAAACTTAGGCTGCTCCAAGGCAAATTGAATACAGAAGGTGGGGTCTTCCCAAAACTGTTACttcatttttcgcgattttggcaAGTGTGACGTCAGGCGCcttttcaatatcaaataaacaaaaggaggaggaattacatgtttgtgaaaattcaatgAATGACTTGATAGTTTTgcgatttgtgagatttaaactaaacaattCTATCCTTCTAGATATTCTTTCAATCAGACCATTGATATTCAAAGCACccaattggaaaaacaaaatacatgtgcATGTTGCTATTGCTCTAgtgacttcaccttgtatagattcgccttgtGTTTCTGGTGGATACAggtttcgttttcattagtttcgtTGCCAGCGCGAGTTGTGGACGTGTGTGGATACTTTATTTTACGGCAAATCATCTTCCAGCAGCAATAATCGGGCAGCTAAAAGAATTATTTGTCGATTGTGTGCTTCGCGCGACTCACAACAgttcaaaaataagtgtttcaGTGATAAAACGGAACAAACCGATATTTTCCTCAAGTATGTTTTGtgcaatgtaaaatatttaataaaatttataaaaacacgcTACCCTACACGTAAATACATATGACGATAATCTAGAAAAGTGGAAATGTGATTTGTGCGAACCTTAGAGATTAATATATCagcttacatataaaaaaattctgtgtaCAAATGTATCGGATGTTGATATGcctatgtatatacttatgtgCCATACGCACCCATAAAGGAATCCAAAAATTTAGAAGAATAGGCAATCCAATGTGGGATTATTGGCATAAGCTTTAATGAGAATTCTTTGCATAAATACACATCCTCACTTATAGAGCATCTCGTTGttgcagaaaaataaaatgaaaccaaAGTATCAGTGAACTTTGATAAAATGGAAGAGCGAAAACAAAGGTGGATGGATATGTGTCTCTTCCAAGCAAGCTCAGAGAAAATTAGGAACGTCTGTAAACACAATTCTTCGGTACCTGCGTAACTAATGTTTTAAGAAACGGGTGTGCTAAAGTAATGAAATTCCTGTTCCTAATAGTTTGGCTCTATGCACTGCAAAAAAATATACCTTGCAAATCCTTGGTCGAAAAGTGTAACTTTGTATTTACGTGAAATTTAACACAATCAGGTTTAAAGCGAGCGCTGGTTAATCAGTTCTGCAGTTGAATATTCCAGTACCTGCACGCGTTTTTCTCTGCGCGTTTACTGTTCGCgtgaaagaaaaatgataaaagGTTATAAtctgtacacatgtatgtatgaagtTGATGTTCAAAGTTAGATGGGGCGCAACCGAACTTGATTACCGCCGCTCGCTGGTAGAACATACACTgctaaaaattatgtaaaataatacTATTGGCAATTGTTCGACGAGAATGCGTGGTAAAGTACTTGTATGTTATTGATGGTACCGGAAGATTGTAAGTCCTGTTTTGGGAAATATGGTTTCTACGGTAACACTCCAGCATGAACTGCTTGCTAAACTTAAGAGCCCTAACTGAAAACATAAATAACTCACTGTGTAGGTGTTGgataggggacatcaggagacataaGGTTCGGATTGCAGTAAATTCGCGGACCTGAAGAACACAAGC
Coding sequences within:
- the LOC129236127 gene encoding glutathione S-transferase 1-1 isoform X2, which gives rise to MTMKLYAVSDGPPSLAVRMVLHALNIPYELVSIDFIAGQHMTDEYAKMNPQKEIPVLDDDGFYLPESVAIMQYLCDKYSPTSKLYPREATQRAIVNHRMCFNMGFYYSAISAHSMAPIFFDYQRTDMSLKKVNNALNVFETYLQEGGTKYAAADFLTIADFALVSATLCLEAISFDLSNYPLVQKWYETFKKENPELWEIAKSGMLEIAEFEKNPPDLSHMNHPFHPTRKPKV
- the LOC129236128 gene encoding GPN-loop GTPase 3; the encoded protein is MRYAQVVVGPAGSGKSTYCTYMQRHAQDSKRAIEVVNLDPAAEHFDYQPLVDIRDLIQLDDAMEDKELHYGPNGGLIFCLEYLIENQDWLKEQLCGADDSDNDIGGEPDDDYILFDMPGQIELFTHLSMGKQLVQLLESWNFRICTVFLVDSQFMVDGAKFLSGTMAALSVMANLEMPHVNVLSKMDLLSKSARKQLDNYLDPDPKALLGDVTQESAWGRTHRKLSEAIGSLIEDFSLVRFVPLNIDDEESIQDLLLQIDNVIQYGEDADVKIRDFDPPEEENDPIAESKIV
- the LOC129245799 gene encoding uncharacterized protein LOC129245799, with the translated sequence MQNEENNYWPNKMHGAETESTTTAATASGQQSSFTPYQQSIQSMPHLMPNPSPTPWNLHTMPWKIASTSVGQNSVMQFSAQVNEDVHCRTALHQKRKSDIEVQVPVKQFISEEKITAHFNGLHISSDYIQNDIHETNNSMSGDDTPSTSTGRCFTNLTYEDYQITAKELEQKLRNASRFTVCDQLKRLQEQELKSSFLPEALLNRIEKPCTALVLWQPPPVLELLHRKKENELTPTSSDSTSADSFGTADIADADTICDDDEFSEHDPELEDIDDFVDNNNTCRLDFNNMKADHMEEDL